tgacCTGTTTAAATGTGTCATTTTACCCAAAAGATGctcttattttattaaaaaaatgagaaaagtaCCCCAATATATATTTAAGGGAACAAGTTTCTTACTGTTACTTAGTTGCTAAGTAACACTTATTATTAaaatgatgttgatgttgattgTTATGTTATCTCAGACTGTTCATCCAAGCTTTGGAGAGAGATACTTGTCTTCTATTCTGTTCCAAGAGCTTAGGAGAGAAGCTGAAAACATGCAGCCAGTATCTgttgattaattaaattaaattgccTTTTTGCCACCTCTGTTTTTGAGAGCATAACACACCATTTATTTTAAAGATATCAATAACTGAGTCTACTAATtgaacttaaaaattttgacaaacaACAAAGTTTTACATAAAGAATTGGTGATAGTGATAACAACTGTTACTGTTCTGAAACAAAAGCGTGAAGTTTATTCTTTCTAAAGTCCTCTAAGGAGAACATATCCTTTAACTTCAATCAAAGTCTATCTTATGTTGAAATCTCATAATGTAAAAGACACTCTATAAATGGTATTTTGagattgaaaaatagccaatAGAGAAGATTttggtagaaaaaaaaaagtaagcaaaataaataaataaaaaaaggataaatttCAAAACAACACTCAATAAAGAAATGAATAAgaatttttattagattttttcaATAAAGAAGAGCATATTCAATACAAAACAGAGTTAAAGTGCTATGTTAATAGTTCAAGAGCAGTATTGTGATTGgtacaaaatgaaaaaacacATGACAAATTCAGCAATTTAGGGTTTGGACTAATGATTTTCTATTCTTTCAATAGGTAACAAAATCTGGTTACACCCTAACTAAGCATCGATTTTGACATATCGTGGTACAATGATTTCTAATTGGCTTGAATGAGTTGTTTGAAGATTTCAGTGTAAACCTTTAAAACAAAGCGATCTTTGGCTGCAGTTCTATGCAATTTATTGTACTTGCAAAAATACCTCAAATCTTCTAAATTGCAGAACCCTATGAACTGACCCAACCAAAGAAACAACCAATTAATGGAGTGTTCCTTCCGGTTTCCAATAACAGGCTTCACGCTTTTTTCTTCGCCGCAGAATTTGCATGCAATCGGATTAGGGTTCCTCCACTCTTTTGGACATCTACTATGCAAGGAAGCTCCATGATCCTTCAAGAACTTGCCATTCTCTGcaacctttttatttaaatcaaacTCCATTTCGAATCTTTTGCCACAGCTTCCGCATTGAACGTCTCCGTTGATTGTTAAGATCTTGTTTTGGTTGAGATATTGGAGTGTGTGGATTTTCGCTGGACGATCAGTGGCCCATGGAAAGGGAGGAGTGATGACTATGTTGAGGTCGTCGGTGACGGCCCGTGCCGGTGGTGGCTGTGGTGGCGATGAAAACTCTGGATCTTGTGAATGATTGGAAGAAGGTGAAGGTTCGGTagggaagagagagagtgtCTGCAATTCTCTGATTTCTTGATCTTGAGGCTCTGGATTGGGAGGAGTAACCGCCGCAAGCTTTGGTTTCACGTTGCGGTGGCGGCGGTGGTGGTTGGTGGTGGCTGATGAAGGTTGCTCTTTTCTCTTGTTATCCTTGTTCTCCATTGTTTTGGAGTTCTTTGATTGTTCTTGAGTTTTCTATGATCTTTCTTCgatggttttgagtttttggaGAATGAATGTGTCTAAATCCGTTTCTAATAACTTTTTGAATCTCAATTTGAAATGATAAAatgaataaaactaaaataagattacttatttttaattataNAGTAATGCCTTAGCAATTAAGCTGACATAATTTTTGTTAGCGGAGTGCTaggtaaataataatatttttgaataatataaataattattaattaaataaaaatatattacatttttaaattatttatttaaattttaatattaaaataattatacatcTAGTGAAATTAATATTCGacttgtttaatatttttattatctatctatactttttttttgcaaacatAACTTTGCTAGAATTATTATCTAGACCAACTATGATCGTAACTGTAAATTAGtatctaattatttaaaatttaagtcaaatttaaaaagataaaaatagtcaaataaattgattgatttgaattgatttattgGTTAATTTACtttaaatagatataaaaatttaatgatattagacaattttataataacaataaattttttgtctaattatttaaatataaatattaagagATAAGATTTacctttttataaaaattaaaacgtGTATTTTACAGATATCATAAAACATATCATAACATTATGTCAATTGAGTTTGGGCTTTATCGAAGAATAATAAAGACAGAAATTAGGATATCGTGGAATAATTACTCAATATAACAACTCCATGCATATTTGGTgcatatatactattttttatgcATTGCTATAATGTCAAGCATGgtttacatttttttatctaCAAATAaagtcatttaaattataaatattaatagaataaaatttgtttattttatcatttattaataataataataataataataattaataattaataatttatattttgtcgTGCATTTAGGATTgacaatatatatcatattcataaatatttaatttggacCAACTCGTTTGAGTAGGATTGTCTATCCGACTTGTCACAGATAGGGTGTGATGCAGTGCGAGTTttctatgaattttttttatggttttgagttttggaaAATAAATGTGTCTAATTTAAAGTaactgatttaaaatttaaactctaaattcatttataacaactttttaaattttaatttgaaaagataaaataaatagaataataacttatttttaGTTGTATGTGTTATTATTCATACAAATGGGGCAATATAGTAATAAATAATACATTAATTAGATAAATTATAGATCATGTTTTAGCAAATAGCAATTAAGTTGGCGCATAATGTTTTGCAAACATAATTTTGTCAGAGTTATTATCTAGGTCAATTATATCGTAACTGTAAATTGATATCTAATTATTTAAAGTTTAAGGCAAGTCTAAAAAGATAGAAATAGTTAAATAAGTCAatcaatttgaattaatttattggttaattCACTTTAAATAGATgccaaaaatttgaatttaaatctaAGAATATTAGACAATTTTATGATGACAATAAATTTTGtgtctaaattatttaaatcagCGTCTCAACAGGCATCAAccgtttttctattattttaaagagattaatttttataattttatttttaaaattataaatttagtaaaGTGCGTTTTCAATACAAAACAGAGTTAAAGTGCTATGTTAATTGTTCAAGAgcagcaaaataaaaaacacgagaactttagaaatttattatacttttaatATGAACGACATAACACAAAACCGACCTTAGCTCAGTTGGTAGAGCGGAGGACTGTAGTGGGTTGATAACTCTCAGATATCCTTAGGTCGCTGGTTCGAATCCGGCAGGTcggatttcttttattttttcaatatttttaagaTGCTATCAATTAGGCTTTGTTTGGT
This sequence is a window from Arachis duranensis cultivar V14167 chromosome 2, aradu.V14167.gnm2.J7QH, whole genome shotgun sequence. Protein-coding genes within it:
- the LOC107472871 gene encoding uncharacterized protein LOC107472871 gives rise to the protein MENKDNKRKEQPSSATTNHHRRHRNVKPKLAAVTPPNPEPQDQEIRELQTLSLFPTEPSPSSNHSQDPEFSSPPQPPPARAVTDDLNIVITPPFPWATDRPAKIHTLQYLNQNKILTINGDVQCGSCGKRFEMEFDLNKKVAENGKFLKDHGASLHSRCPKEWRNPNPIACKFCGEEKSVKPVIGNRKEHSINWLFLWLGQFIGFCNLEDLRYFCKYNKLHRTAAKDRFVLKVYTEIFKQLIQAN